Genomic window (Candidatus Omnitrophota bacterium):
TGTTGGATTTCATGTTGATACTGATTCCAAGGCAAAGGAAGAGATTGAAAAGCAAAATGTTGATCTTAGGCAGTATCGTATTATTTATGATGCGGTTGACGATATTAAAAAAGCATTGTCTGGGCTTCTTGAGCCAAAGATTAAGAAAATCTTTTTAGGGCGCGTTGAAATTAGACAAGTTTTCAAACTAAGCAAGTCGGGTATCGTTGCCGGTAGCTTTGTTCAGAAGGGAAAAGTTACTCGTAAAGCAAAGATTATTATATTACGCAACGGAGAAGAAGTTTTTTCTGGCGAAATTGATTCTTTGAAGCGCTTTAAGGATGATGTTCGTGAAGTTCGTGAGGGATTTGAATGCGGTGTTACAATTAAAGGTTTTGATCAAGTGCAGGCAGGTGATATCATCGAGGCCTTTGAATTAGAAACGATTCAAAGAGAATTGTAAAAATAGTTTTTAAAGGATTTTTATGAATAAAAAAACAATTTTTAGTGGGATGCGTCCAACTGGAAAGCTTCATTTGGGACATTTAGTTGGAGCATTGCAAAATTGGACTGAGTTACAAAGAGAATATAAATGTATTTTCGGCATTGTTGATTGGCATGCATTGATGGGTGAGTACGAGAACAGTGAATCAATTAAGGATAATATTTTGGATATGGCGATTGATTGGCTGTCTTGTGGAATTGATCCTAAGGAATCAACAATTTTTGTTCAGTCGGACGTTCCTGAGCATCTTGAGCTTTATATGTTTTTTTCTTGCTTTACTCCTTTGGGTTGGCTTGAGCGAAATCCAACATATAAAGAGCAATTGCGTGAGATTAAAACACGAGATCTTCATACGTATGCTTTTTTAGGGTATCCGGTTTTGCAAGCGGCTGATATTTTGCTTTATAAAGCGCAAGCTGTTCCGATCGGAGAAGATCAGTTGCCGCACATTGAGTTAACAAGAGAAATTTCTCGTCGATTTAATTATCTTTATAAATCAGATATTTTTGAGGATTGTAAAGCTATTTTGACAAAAACGCCACGATTGCTGGGTCTTGATGGCCGAAAGATGAGTAAAAGTTATGACAATACAATTAATCTTTCAGACTCTAAAGAAGTTGTTGAAAAGAAAGTAAACACAATGTTTACAGATCCGAAACGTCTTCGGTTAAATGATCCGGGACATCCAGACGTTTGTAATGTTTTTAGTTATTATTCTGTTTTTTCTCCAGACAAAAGACAAGATGTATGTGCTTGGTGCACAAAAGCAGAAAAAGGATGCACAGAATGCAAAAAGATTTTATCCCAAGAGATTCTTAAAGTACTTGCGCCTATTCAAGAGAAGAGAGCTATCTTTTTGAAAGATAAAGACAGGGTTCGAGATATTTTATGCGAGGGTGCTAAGAATGCGAGAGTGATCGCTCAGAAAACAATTGCTGAAGTTAAAGATAAGGTTTTTGGAAAATTATGAGTTATCGTATAAAATTAGAAGTTTTTGAAGGCCCTCTTGATCTTTTGCTTTATTTGATCAAGAAAGATGAGCTCAATATTTATGATATTCCAATTGCTCAAATAGCTGATCAGTATTTAGGGTATCTTGATATGATGCAGCTTTTAGATTTAGATGTGGTTGGCGATTTTCTCGTTATGGCAGCAACCTTAATGCAGATTAAATCTAAGATGCTTCTTCCTCCTGATCCAGTCGAGGAGCAGGCAGAGCAAGAAGATCCTCGTGATGAGCTTGTACGTCGTTTACTCGAATATAAGAAATTTAAGGAAGCAGCTGAGACGTTGAATCAAAAAGCGTTGGTACGCCAAGATTTTTTTCCTCGTACTGTGGATGAAGAGAAAGTTAAAGAGCTTAAAGAGGATGCGACTGAGATTTATTTTGAAGCTAATTTATTTGATTTGATTTCCGCATTTTCTAATGCTCTTAAAGGTATTCCTAAGAATGTTTTTTATGAAGTCATCAAAGAAGAGTTTACCGTCGAGCAAAAGATCCATGATATTCTCCATTTGTTTTTAGATAAAACAAATATTTTCTTAAATGATTTATTTGGCAAGGCGAGAAGCAAAGATGAGATCATTGTTACATTTATGGCTATTTTAGAGCTGATCCGTTTAAGAGAAGTGGTTGCAATGCAAAAAGGTATTTTTGGTGAGATTGAGGTTATGCGCAATCGGGAAAATTTAGCTCCATCCGATGAGAATGGGGATCAACATGAAGAGCAAGAGGTTGAGCCGCAAGAAAGTGTTCAAGATTTGCAAGAAAATCAAAGTCAGGAAGATTCATGTCAGATGAACGAAGAAAATTAGTTCTTAATAGTGAGACAGAAGAGGATGCTGTTGTTAGTTTATCTCTTAGGCCTTCGAAGCTTGATGATTTTGTTGGGCAGAAAGATTTAGTCGAAAGCCTTCGTGTTTCGATTCAAGCAGCAAGGCAAAGAGCAGAACCTGTTGAGCATATGCTTTTTTCTGGGCCTCCAGGATTAGGCAAAACATCTCTTTCGTATATTATTGCCCATGAAATGAATTCACGGATTACTGTAACGTCTGGCCCTGCCATTGATCGCGCCGGTGATTTTATTGGAATTTTGACAAATCTTGAAGAAGGGGATATCCTTTTTATTGATGAAATTCATCGTCTTTCAAAAGCGGTTGAAGAATTTTTGTATCCGGCAATGGAGAATTTTCAGATTGATTTTATTGTTGATAAAGGGCCGTATGCTAAGACGATCAAGTTTAATCTTAAACCATTTACGCTTATTGGCGCAACGACACGTAGTGGGCTTTTGGCATCACCTTTGCGAGATCGATTTGGTATATTTCATCATTTGGACTTTTATGCAATAGACGATTTATCTCAAATCATAATTAATTCAGCAAAGAAGTTAAGTCTTCAAATTGATTTGAATGCTTCTTTAGAAATTGCAAGGCGATCCCGTGGAACTCCTCGTATCGCCAATCGGCTTTTACGCCGAGTTCGTGATTATGCACAAGTTAAAACAGATTCAGGACGGATTAATCTTGATATTGTTCAAAAGGCGATGGCAACATTAGGCATTGATCAAGAAGGGCTAGATGACAAAGATCGAAACCTCTTAAATGTTATTTCAGCACACTACAGTGGAGGGCCAGCAGGCGTCGAGGCAATTGCGGCAACTTTAAATGAAGAAGTTGATACGATTGTTGATGTGGTTGAGCCGTTTTTGCTTAAAAAAGGATTTTTAAAGCGAACACAAAGAGGGCGCGAGCTTACCGAAAAGGCGTTTAAGCATTTAGGGTCTTTTTCCTCTCAGAGAAGCGACCAAAAACAATTATTTTAGTATTTCATCTCAGATGATAAAAAAATTTCTCACACTCTTTTTTATTGTATCTCTGTGCTTAGGGTGCAGCATTCGCAGTCAGCTGATTTTAGATGATTTGGTTCCAAATCAGATTGTCCGTGTGGCTGTCTTAGAACAGGCAAAAGAATTCTCCCTGAACGTCAAAGGGCCTTTCAGCATTTTTGATTTTTCTAAGAATTTAGTTTTAAGGCAGGATCAATCTTTTCACCCATCAATTGTTTTTGTGAAAGATGCCGGAATTCAGATTGGGAATGATTATTATGATTCTCGTTATTTGCGGATTACGCCCTATTACGATGCGAGCATTTATATTGATGGATTGCGCTTTAGAGGTCGTGTTGATATTGTGCGAAACAACGATGACCTTTTAACTGTTGTTAATGTTATTAGTTTAGAAAAATATATTAAAGGTGTTTTGTATCGAGAAATTTCTGATCGTTGGCCTCTAGAGGCGATTAAGGCACAGGCTGTGGCTGCAAGAACTTATGCTGTTTATATAAAAGAAAGAAATAAAAAACAGATCTATGACCTTAGAAGTGATATTTATTCTCAGGTTTATGGCGGGAAGAGCGCAGAGCGATATCGAACAAATTTAGCTGTTGATCGCACAAAAGGATTGATTTTAAGATATGATGGCGAAGTTCTACCAGCATATTATCATGCAACATGCGCAGGCAAGACAGAAAACGTCAAAGAATTATGGGATCATGATATTGTTCCGTTGAGAGGGGTGACTTGCAAATTTTGTAGGAAATCGCCTCATTATTTTTGGAAGAAAAATATTCAGCTTAAAGATATTCAGGATAAGCTTAATTTAAATGGATATAATTTATGGCTTATTCAGGAGATTCAAGTTGTTGATCGAAACCAGAGTGGGCGTATCAATAAGCTAAAGATTATCACGCGTGATAATAAAGAAGTTATTATCTCCGGGAAAGATTTTCGTCAAATTGTTGGACCAAACTTAATTAAAAGTAATAATTATATTATAGATATGCAGGGATACTATGTTAACTTTATCGGAAAAGGATGGGGTCATGGTGTCGGGCTTTGCCAGTGGGGCGCAAATTTTATGGCTCGTAATTTCTATCAGTTTGATGAAATTCTTCATTATTATTATCCTGGTTCCAATATTGTTGAGTATAAATAATTTATGCGCTTGAGTGATTTTGATTACGATCTTTCTGAAAAGTTGATTGCGCAATATCCGCTTAAAAAGCGCGATGAAG
Coding sequences:
- a CDS encoding segregation/condensation protein A, with amino-acid sequence MSYRIKLEVFEGPLDLLLYLIKKDELNIYDIPIAQIADQYLGYLDMMQLLDLDVVGDFLVMAATLMQIKSKMLLPPDPVEEQAEQEDPRDELVRRLLEYKKFKEAAETLNQKALVRQDFFPRTVDEEKVKELKEDATEIYFEANLFDLISAFSNALKGIPKNVFYEVIKEEFTVEQKIHDILHLFLDKTNIFLNDLFGKARSKDEIIVTFMAILELIRLREVVAMQKGIFGEIEVMRNRENLAPSDENGDQHEEQEVEPQESVQDLQENQSQEDSCQMNEEN
- a CDS encoding SpoIID/LytB domain-containing protein, whose product is MIKKFLTLFFIVSLCLGCSIRSQLILDDLVPNQIVRVAVLEQAKEFSLNVKGPFSIFDFSKNLVLRQDQSFHPSIVFVKDAGIQIGNDYYDSRYLRITPYYDASIYIDGLRFRGRVDIVRNNDDLLTVVNVISLEKYIKGVLYREISDRWPLEAIKAQAVAARTYAVYIKERNKKQIYDLRSDIYSQVYGGKSAERYRTNLAVDRTKGLILRYDGEVLPAYYHATCAGKTENVKELWDHDIVPLRGVTCKFCRKSPHYFWKKNIQLKDIQDKLNLNGYNLWLIQEIQVVDRNQSGRINKLKIITRDNKEVIISGKDFRQIVGPNLIKSNNYIIDMQGYYVNFIGKGWGHGVGLCQWGANFMARNFYQFDEILHYYYPGSNIVEYK
- the ruvB gene encoding Holliday junction branch migration DNA helicase RuvB; its protein translation is MSDERRKLVLNSETEEDAVVSLSLRPSKLDDFVGQKDLVESLRVSIQAARQRAEPVEHMLFSGPPGLGKTSLSYIIAHEMNSRITVTSGPAIDRAGDFIGILTNLEEGDILFIDEIHRLSKAVEEFLYPAMENFQIDFIVDKGPYAKTIKFNLKPFTLIGATTRSGLLASPLRDRFGIFHHLDFYAIDDLSQIIINSAKKLSLQIDLNASLEIARRSRGTPRIANRLLRRVRDYAQVKTDSGRINLDIVQKAMATLGIDQEGLDDKDRNLLNVISAHYSGGPAGVEAIAATLNEEVDTIVDVVEPFLLKKGFLKRTQRGRELTEKAFKHLGSFSSQRSDQKQLF
- the trpS gene encoding tryptophan--tRNA ligase yields the protein MNKKTIFSGMRPTGKLHLGHLVGALQNWTELQREYKCIFGIVDWHALMGEYENSESIKDNILDMAIDWLSCGIDPKESTIFVQSDVPEHLELYMFFSCFTPLGWLERNPTYKEQLREIKTRDLHTYAFLGYPVLQAADILLYKAQAVPIGEDQLPHIELTREISRRFNYLYKSDIFEDCKAILTKTPRLLGLDGRKMSKSYDNTINLSDSKEVVEKKVNTMFTDPKRLRLNDPGHPDVCNVFSYYSVFSPDKRQDVCAWCTKAEKGCTECKKILSQEILKVLAPIQEKRAIFLKDKDRVRDILCEGAKNARVIAQKTIAEVKDKVFGKL